From the Clostridium cagae genome, the window GGAAATTGTAAAAATATTAAATCTGTAGATAATTTCTAGAAGACAGTGCTTTGAAGGTATGATGAATATTTCTAAAAAATAATTATATGCCGCACCATTATTCCTGAATTATGTTTGGAACGGGTGCATGGCTGAAAAATTATATTTTTATATTAAGAAGAAGGTGAGTTTAGTGAATGAAGAGTATATGGATTTAGCTTTAGAATTAGCTAAAAAAGGAATAGGTAAGGTTAATCCTAATCCTTTGGTTGGAGCAGTAATAGTAAAAGATAATGAGATAATTGGAACAGGGTATCATGAGAAGTATGGAGGAGCACATGCAGAGGTAAATGCCATTAAGAACGCTACTAAGCCATTAGAAGGAAGCACAATATACGTAACATTAGAACCATGTGCACATTATGGGAAGACTCCTCCTTGTGTGGATTTGATAATAGATAAAAAAATTAAAAAAGTGGTAATAGGAATGTTAGATCCAAATCCAATAGTATCAGGAAGAAGTATAAAAAAACTGAAAGAAAATGATATAGAAGTTATAGTTGGTGTAGAAGAAGAGAAATGTAAAAAAATAAATGAGTCATTTATTAAATATATAACATCCAATTTACCATTTGTTATTTTAAAAAGTGCAATATCATTAGATGGGAAAATAGCAACAACAACTGGAGAATCAAAGTGGATTACATCAAAAGAAGCAAGGATAGATGGTCATTTATTAAGAAATAAATTATCAGCTATTATGGTAGGCATAAATACAATTATTGAAGATGATCCAGAGCTTACATGCAGAATAGAAGATGGAAAAAATCCAATAAGAGTAATTGTTGATAGTACTTTAAGAATTCCGTTAAATTCAAAGATAGTAAGTAATCCTGATAAATTAACAATAGTAGCAACAACCCAATACGCTGATAAATTAAAAAAACAAGAATTAATTAATAAAGGTGTAAGAGTAATAGAGATAAATGATAAAAATAAAAAGGTTGATTTGAAAGAATTAATGAGATATTTAGGAACTTTAAAAATAGATTCTATATTAATTGAAGGTGGAGGAACATTAAATTTTTCAGCTTTAGAAGAAAATATAGTTGATAAGGTAAGATTTTATATATCACCTAAAATATTAGGTGGTGAAACAAGTAAAAGTAGTATAGGTGGACAAGGCTTTTCTAGATTAAGTGATGCTGTAAAACTTAAAGATTTAACTTATGAAAAATTATCAGAGGAGATAGTCATAGAAGGCTATATAAATAAATTAAAGTAAAAGGATGTGATTAATTGTTTACTGGAATTGTTGAAGAAGTAGGTAGTTTAGAAAAACTTACATTAGGGGGAGGGTTTGGAGTAATAGAAATAAGAGCCAACAAGGTATTAGAAAATACTAAAATAGGGGATAGTATTGCATCAAATGGTGTATGTTTAACAGTTTTAGACATGACTAAATCTTCATTTAAAGCTAATGTAATGGGAGAAACTTTAGAAAAGAGTTCACTGGGAAGTTTAAAATCAGGAAATAAAATTAATCTTGAAAGAGCAATGAAATTAGAAGATAGATTTGGTGGACATATAGTAAGTGGACATATAGATGGAGTTGGTAAAATAACCGATATAGAAAAAAAGGTCGATGGTACATGGTTTACTATATCTGCATCAAAAGAGATCTTGAAATACATTATATACAAAGGTTCAATAGCTATTGATGGTATAAGTCTAACAGTTGCATATGTTGATGATGAAAAGTTTAAAGTATCTGTTATACCACATACTTTAGAAAGTACAATTTTATATGAGAAAAAAGTGCAGTCAGTTATAAATTTGGAATGTGATGTGGTTGGAAAATATATTGAAAAATTAGTAAATAACAAAGATAAAGAAATAAAAAATGAGAGCAATGTAACCATGGAGTTTTTAAGAGAAAATGGTTTTTAATAATAAAATGTGTTTTAAGGGGGTATTGATATATGCATAAGCAAACTGGACAGAGCAATTGAACTTAGGAATACTAAAATGACTATAGTCCCATTTTAGCTTGCTCCCAATATAAAATTGAGACAAGCAGTAAATGTGACAATATTCATTAAGA encodes:
- the ribD gene encoding bifunctional diaminohydroxyphosphoribosylaminopyrimidine deaminase/5-amino-6-(5-phosphoribosylamino)uracil reductase RibD — encoded protein: MNEEYMDLALELAKKGIGKVNPNPLVGAVIVKDNEIIGTGYHEKYGGAHAEVNAIKNATKPLEGSTIYVTLEPCAHYGKTPPCVDLIIDKKIKKVVIGMLDPNPIVSGRSIKKLKENDIEVIVGVEEEKCKKINESFIKYITSNLPFVILKSAISLDGKIATTTGESKWITSKEARIDGHLLRNKLSAIMVGINTIIEDDPELTCRIEDGKNPIRVIVDSTLRIPLNSKIVSNPDKLTIVATTQYADKLKKQELINKGVRVIEINDKNKKVDLKELMRYLGTLKIDSILIEGGGTLNFSALEENIVDKVRFYISPKILGGETSKSSIGGQGFSRLSDAVKLKDLTYEKLSEEIVIEGYINKLK
- a CDS encoding riboflavin synthase: MFTGIVEEVGSLEKLTLGGGFGVIEIRANKVLENTKIGDSIASNGVCLTVLDMTKSSFKANVMGETLEKSSLGSLKSGNKINLERAMKLEDRFGGHIVSGHIDGVGKITDIEKKVDGTWFTISASKEILKYIIYKGSIAIDGISLTVAYVDDEKFKVSVIPHTLESTILYEKKVQSVINLECDVVGKYIEKLVNNKDKEIKNESNVTMEFLRENGF